A section of the Citrus sinensis cultivar Valencia sweet orange chromosome 8, DVS_A1.0, whole genome shotgun sequence genome encodes:
- the LOC102612302 gene encoding uncharacterized protein LOC102612302 isoform X2 has protein sequence MVLVNEQRKLSASLPLICRCIISCILVLLTQLTLSLVPRFFAASPFIVQFALSGLVLLLVQTLCGWCRRLLGVSVSSLIGGLFNIEVAMIIIGLCSIMSKDPGLITNEFPHLDKLVEGSELGVDPDNENSLLRKRVRYCKICKAHVEGFDHHCPAFGNCIGQNNYFLFIVLLVGFLATEASYVACSVQFVGKSQNFDKSQSENDWVVNLATSTMLFSILQLLWQAVFFMWHIYCVCFNVRTDEWVNWKKYPEFQVIESEPGESFTRMRFTNPYDKGFLQNVKDFLSLRR, from the exons atggtgctAGTAAACGAGCAGAGGAAGCTCTCGGCTTCACTGCCGTTAATCTGTCGCTGTATAATCTCCTGCATCTTGGTCTTGCTCACTCAATTGACTCTCTCTCTCGTTCCTCGCTTCTTCGCCGCCTCACCATTCATTGTCCAATTCGCGCTCTCAG GTCTGGTGCTGCTGTTAGTTCAGACCTTGTGTGGATGGTGCAGGCGCCTTCTTGGAGTGT CCGTCTCAAGTTTAATAGGTGGTTTGTTCAATATAGAGGTTGCAATGATCATAATTGGTTTGTGCAG TATCATGTCAAAGGATCCTGGTTTGATAACAAATGAGTTTCCTCATTTGGACAAACTTGTAGAAGGTTCAGAACTTGGTGTTGATCCTGACAACGAG AATTCCCTTTTGCGTAAGAGGGTAAGATACTGTAAGATCTGTAAGGCACATGTAGAAGGGTTTGACCACCACTGTCCTGCTTTTGGAAATTGTATAG GCcagaataattattttctcttcattgTTCTTCTGGTTGGCTTTCTTGCTACAGAAGCTTCTTACGTTGCATGCTCTGTTCAAT TTGTTGGAAAATCTCAGAATTTTGATAAAAGTCAATCAGAG AATGATTGGGTTGTAAATTTGGCTACTAGCACCATGCTATTCTCTATTCTCCAGTTGCTATGGCAG GCCGTGTTTTTCATGTGGCATATTTATTGTGTTTGCTTTAATGTCAGAACTGATGAGTGG GTTAACTGGAAGAAATATCCCGAGTTTCAAGTAATTGAATCTGAACCag GAGAAAGCTTTACTAGGATGAGGTTTACAAATCCGTATGATAAGGGGTTTCTACAAAATGTTAAGGACTTTTTATCGTTAAGAAGATAA
- the LOC102612302 gene encoding uncharacterized protein LOC102612302 isoform X3 — protein MVLVNEQRKLSASLPLICRCIISCILVLLTQLTLSLVPRFFAASPFIVQFALSGLVLLLVQTLCGWCRRLLGVCASAPAFVFFNILFIWGFYIAVVRQAVSSLIGGLFNIEVAMIIIGLCSIMSKDPGLITNEFPHLDKLVEGSELGVDPDNENSLLRKRVRYCKICKAHVEGFDHHCPAFGNCIVVGKSQNFDKSQSENDWVVNLATSTMLFSILQLLWQAVFFMWHIYCVCFNVRTDEWVNWKKYPEFQVIESEPGESFTRMRFTNPYDKGFLQNVKDFLSLRR, from the exons atggtgctAGTAAACGAGCAGAGGAAGCTCTCGGCTTCACTGCCGTTAATCTGTCGCTGTATAATCTCCTGCATCTTGGTCTTGCTCACTCAATTGACTCTCTCTCTCGTTCCTCGCTTCTTCGCCGCCTCACCATTCATTGTCCAATTCGCGCTCTCAG GTCTGGTGCTGCTGTTAGTTCAGACCTTGTGTGGATGGTGCAGGCGCCTTCTTGGAGTGTGTGCGTCAGCTCCAGCTTTCGTTTTCTTTAATATACTTTTTATTTGGGGTTTCTATATAGCTGTTGTTCGACAAG CCGTCTCAAGTTTAATAGGTGGTTTGTTCAATATAGAGGTTGCAATGATCATAATTGGTTTGTGCAG TATCATGTCAAAGGATCCTGGTTTGATAACAAATGAGTTTCCTCATTTGGACAAACTTGTAGAAGGTTCAGAACTTGGTGTTGATCCTGACAACGAG AATTCCCTTTTGCGTAAGAGGGTAAGATACTGTAAGATCTGTAAGGCACATGTAGAAGGGTTTGACCACCACTGTCCTGCTTTTGGAAATTGTATAG TTGTTGGAAAATCTCAGAATTTTGATAAAAGTCAATCAGAG AATGATTGGGTTGTAAATTTGGCTACTAGCACCATGCTATTCTCTATTCTCCAGTTGCTATGGCAG GCCGTGTTTTTCATGTGGCATATTTATTGTGTTTGCTTTAATGTCAGAACTGATGAGTGG GTTAACTGGAAGAAATATCCCGAGTTTCAAGTAATTGAATCTGAACCag GAGAAAGCTTTACTAGGATGAGGTTTACAAATCCGTATGATAAGGGGTTTCTACAAAATGTTAAGGACTTTTTATCGTTAAGAAGATAA
- the LOC102612302 gene encoding probable protein S-acyltransferase 15 isoform X1, with product MVLVNEQRKLSASLPLICRCIISCILVLLTQLTLSLVPRFFAASPFIVQFALSGLVLLLVQTLCGWCRRLLGVCASAPAFVFFNILFIWGFYIAVVRQAVSSLIGGLFNIEVAMIIIGLCSIMSKDPGLITNEFPHLDKLVEGSELGVDPDNENSLLRKRVRYCKICKAHVEGFDHHCPAFGNCIGQNNYFLFIVLLVGFLATEASYVACSVQFVGKSQNFDKSQSENDWVVNLATSTMLFSILQLLWQAVFFMWHIYCVCFNVRTDEWVNWKKYPEFQVIESEPGESFTRMRFTNPYDKGFLQNVKDFLSLRR from the exons atggtgctAGTAAACGAGCAGAGGAAGCTCTCGGCTTCACTGCCGTTAATCTGTCGCTGTATAATCTCCTGCATCTTGGTCTTGCTCACTCAATTGACTCTCTCTCTCGTTCCTCGCTTCTTCGCCGCCTCACCATTCATTGTCCAATTCGCGCTCTCAG GTCTGGTGCTGCTGTTAGTTCAGACCTTGTGTGGATGGTGCAGGCGCCTTCTTGGAGTGTGTGCGTCAGCTCCAGCTTTCGTTTTCTTTAATATACTTTTTATTTGGGGTTTCTATATAGCTGTTGTTCGACAAG CCGTCTCAAGTTTAATAGGTGGTTTGTTCAATATAGAGGTTGCAATGATCATAATTGGTTTGTGCAG TATCATGTCAAAGGATCCTGGTTTGATAACAAATGAGTTTCCTCATTTGGACAAACTTGTAGAAGGTTCAGAACTTGGTGTTGATCCTGACAACGAG AATTCCCTTTTGCGTAAGAGGGTAAGATACTGTAAGATCTGTAAGGCACATGTAGAAGGGTTTGACCACCACTGTCCTGCTTTTGGAAATTGTATAG GCcagaataattattttctcttcattgTTCTTCTGGTTGGCTTTCTTGCTACAGAAGCTTCTTACGTTGCATGCTCTGTTCAAT TTGTTGGAAAATCTCAGAATTTTGATAAAAGTCAATCAGAG AATGATTGGGTTGTAAATTTGGCTACTAGCACCATGCTATTCTCTATTCTCCAGTTGCTATGGCAG GCCGTGTTTTTCATGTGGCATATTTATTGTGTTTGCTTTAATGTCAGAACTGATGAGTGG GTTAACTGGAAGAAATATCCCGAGTTTCAAGTAATTGAATCTGAACCag GAGAAAGCTTTACTAGGATGAGGTTTACAAATCCGTATGATAAGGGGTTTCTACAAAATGTTAAGGACTTTTTATCGTTAAGAAGATAA
- the LOC102613214 gene encoding 17.4 kDa class I heat shock protein-like, with product MSLIPSIFGGRRTNVFDPVSLDVWDPFDGFLSSALTNAPSSARETSQFANARIDWKETPQAHVFKADLPGLRKEEVKVEVEEGRILQISGERSKEQEEKNDKWHRVERSSGKFLRRFRLPDNAKVEQVKASMENGVLTVTVPKQEEKKPEVKAIEISG from the coding sequence ATGTCACTCATTCCAAGCATCTTCGGTGGCCGAAGAACCAACGTGTTCGATCCAGTTTCATTAGATGTATGGGATCCTTTCGACGGGTTCTTGTCCTCTGCCCTTACCAACGCGCCGTCTTCGGCTAGGGAAACATCCCAATTCGCCAATGCAAGAATTGACTGGAAAGAGACTCCTCAGGCTCACGTATTCAAAGCTGATCTTCCAGGGCTGAGGAAAGAAGAAGTAAAAGTTGAGGTTGAAGAGGGCAGGATTCTGCAGATAAGCGGAGAGAGGAGCAAGGAGCAGGAAGAGAAGAATGACAAGTGGCATCGCGTCGAGAGGAGCAGTGGCAAGTTCCTGAGGAGGTTCAGGTTGCCCGACAATGCTAAGGTGGAACAGGTTAAGGCCAGCATGGAGAATGGTGTGCTCACAGTCACCGTTCCTAAACAGGAGGAGAAGAAACCTGAAGTTAAGGCTATTGAGATCTCTGGCTAA